From a single Capsicum annuum cultivar UCD-10X-F1 chromosome 12, UCD10Xv1.1, whole genome shotgun sequence genomic region:
- the LOC107851611 gene encoding purine permease 1, producing the protein MESQTAIANPTMKKILILVNSVILFTSTCAGPLTTRLYFVRGGSRIWLSCTSITGGFPLTIFLLVIAYFHRKKSNGLDNTKIFLMTRKLFIASVISGLVTGMVNYFYSYGSAKLPVSTSCLLSSTQLVFTAIFAFIIVKQKFTSYSINAVVLLTIGAGILALGANSDRPRGESSKTYIAGFIMILLAALFYGFVLAFNEVSFRKTKKAIAFTLVLEFQMMMCFFATAFCVVGMLINKDFQAIPRDAKQFELGEDKYYMVIVLNALIWQVYFVGAVGVTCYSSALLSGILIAASLSVTEVIAVIFFHEKFGGEKGFSLALSLWGFVSYFYGATKQNKKRKNINTEVEVTQSPPI; encoded by the exons ATGGAATCTCAAACTGCAATTGCTAATCCAACTATGAAAAAAATTCTCATCCTAGTAAATTCTGTTATTCTCTTCACCAGCACTTGTGCTGGCCCTTTAACTACTCGTCTTTATTTCGTTCGTGGTGGCTCAAGAATATGGCTATCATGTACTTCGATAACTGGTGGCTTCCCTTTAACAATATTCCTCCTCGTCATAGCTTATTTCCATCGTAAAAAATCCAATGGATTGGACAATACTAAGATTTTTCTCATGACTCGTAAGTTGTTTATAGCCAGCGTAATTTCTGGCTTAGTCACAGGCATGGTTAATTATTTCTACTCTTATGGTTCAGCCAAATTGCCCGTCTCCACGTCCTGTCTCCTCTCTTCAACTCAACTAGTTTTCACTGCGATTTTCGCGTTCATTATTGTCAAGCAAAAATTCACATCGTATTCGATTAATGCTGTGGTTTTATTAACTATTGGAGCTGGAATTTTGGCTCTTGGAGCAAATAGTGATAGGCCAAGAGGGGAGTCAAGTAAGACATATATTGCAGGGTTTATTATGATACTTCTTGCCGcattattttatggatttgtGCTTGCATTCAATGAAGTAAGTTTTAGGAAAACAAAAAAGGCTATTGCCTTTACATTGGTTTTGGAGTTTCAAATGATGATGTGTTTCTTTGCTACTGCCTTTTGCGTTGTGGGGATGCTTATTAACAAGGATTTTCAG GCAATTCCAAGGGACGCAAAACAGTTTGAGCTAGGTGAAGACAAATATTACATGGTTATAGTGTTGAATGCCCTTATATGGCAAGTTTACTTTGTGGGGGCCGTTGGAGTTACATGTTATTCTTCAGCATTACTCTCTGGAATTTTAATTGCAGCTTCACTCTCTGTTACAGAAGTGATTgctgttattttctttcatgaaAAATTTGGAGGTGAAAAGGGATTCTCACTTGCTCTCTCTCTCTGGGGATTTGTTTCTTACTTTTATGGTGCGACCAAACAAAACAAGAAGAGGAAGAATATAAATACAGAAGTTGAGGTTACTCAATCCCCTCCTATATAA